One Brassica napus cultivar Da-Ae chromosome A5, Da-Ae, whole genome shotgun sequence DNA window includes the following coding sequences:
- the LOC106454347 gene encoding caldesmon-like, translated as MKHSLETHVMMLALEMQTEEEVAKKHEELKKEVQVKKQELEAREDELKKREEELEVKRESLEVKEKSVEERQKEESTEIEKRNQKQEAEAREIEVKRHSLELKEKQLEEREERAKSRKRSRDEDCLTRKKHKHDAKEKETASDEDPEPYSCPDADFNTFNNNTISSFAVGQVWALYDPSDEMPRYYARIRKILEPKLRVGIRWLESKPAPIACGEFKYGDKTTSSHLMFSHEMPHVRTGKKTVSINPRKGETWALFRDWKQHKRPYGYDFVQIESELDSDHGVGVAYLGRVEGFTSVYELAEQHGLLKMMIPSDEMLRFSHRVPSFKLTGDEKKGVPAGSFELDPAAIPKDCLEPLKVKQERV; from the coding sequence ATGAAGCACTCTCTGGAGACACATGTGATGATGTTGGCTCTCGAGATGCAGACCGAAGAAGAGGTCGCAAAGAAGCATGAAGAGCTGAAGAAAGAGGTTCAAGTGAAGAAACAGGAGCTTGAAGCGAGGGAAGATGAGCTGAAGAAGAGGGAAGAGGAGTTAGAAGTGAAGAGGGAGTCTCTAGAGGTCAAGGAGAAGAGTGTTGAAGAGAGGCAGAAGGAGGAATCTACTGAGATTGAGAAGAGGAACCAGAAACAAGAAGCAGAAGCTAGAGAGATTGAAGTGAAAAGGCATTCTCTTGAGCTCAAGGAGAAGCAGCTTGAAGAAAGAGAGGAACGAGCAAAGAGTAGAAAGAGATCCAGAGATGAAGATTGCCTCActagaaaaaaacacaaacatgATGCTAAAGAGAAGGAAACAGCTTCTGATGAGGATCCTGAGCCATACTCTTGTCCTGATGCAGACTTCAACACTTTCAACAACAACACAATAAGCTCTTTCGCTGTGGGACAAGTATGGGCTCTCTATGATCCTTCAGATGAAATGCCTCGGTACTACGCTCGGATCAGGAAAATTCTGGAACCTAAGCTGAGAGTTGGCATTAGATGGCTTGAATCAAAACCAGCTCCAATCGCTTGTGGAGAATTCAAGTATGGAGACAAAACCACAAGCAGCCACTTGATGTTTTCTCACGAGATGCCTCACGTCAGAACTGGAAAGAAGACAGTCTCCATAAACCCGAGGAAAGGTGAGACATGGGCTCTTTTCAGAGATTGGAAGCAGCACAAGCGTCCGTATGGATATGACTTTGTGCAAATCGAGTCTGAGCTGGACAGTGATCATGGCGTTGGAGTTGCTTATCTAGGGAGAGTGGAGGGATTCACTTCAGTGTACGAACTTGCTGAGCAGCATGGACTCTTGAAAATGATGATACCGTCTGATGAGATGCTTAGGTTTTCGCATAGAGTTCCATCTTTCAAGTTGACTGGAGATGAGAAGAAAGGTGTCCCTGCTGGATCTTTTGAGCTTGACCCTGCTGCTATTCCTAAAGACTGTCTTGAACCTTTGAAGGTTAAACAAGAGAGAGTTTAA
- the LOC106453073 gene encoding probable protein S-acyltransferase 17, with translation MAVQWLLVVHGIMTLTVIISFLCGQWPIFKGTPFQWTHYFLTRGAYHYLLRFVGMVFGSKGTDVVLTVEQFCCDRPNPILQIIYIGIIGSVYFVIAKSSFIYIPGYYIGVVHKYTSFLAVVVGVILFLLTSFCDPGTVNAENVSQYISAYPYDDIIYSEKECSTCRIPKPARSKHCSICNRCVARFDHHCGWMNNCIGERNTRYFMAFLFWHFLLCLYGAIAIGFVLAGRVKELRVVHILTVYYGVDSSFRNLAPRVLQWLAGTYNTQILVMVFLAIVSLLLAGFFAYHLKLCLTNTTTNETFKWREYISLRKKLSDAKATSAALKAGTPYCQVKKRKCFGLCGRSSAHHDDEAEAKAQAIVKRNMYDRGSFQNLSEIVFPLSSRPHTSYKPNPKSE, from the exons ATGGCGGTACAGTGGCTATTGGTAGTTCACGGGATCATGACGTTGACTGTGATCATCTCTTTCCTCTGCGGTCAATGGCCAATCTTCAAAGGCACACCTTTTCAATGGACTCACTACTTCCTCACTCGCGGCGCCTATCACTACTTACT GAGGTTTGTCGGAATGGTGTTTGGTTCCAAGGGTACGGACGTTGTCTTAACGGTGGAGCAGTTCTGTTGCGACCGTCCTAATCCCATATTGCAA atCATATACATAGGCATTATTGGATCAGTATACTTTGTGATTGCAAAGTCTTCCTTCATCTATATACCTGGATACTATATTGGCGTTGTTCACAA GTACACAAGCTTTCTGGCTGTTGTTGTCGGTGTTATACTTTTCTTATTGACAAGCTTTTGTGATCCAGGTACCGTTAATGCTGAGAATGTTTCGCAGTACATCTCTGCTTACCCGTATGATGATATCATTTACTCTGAGAAGGAGTGTTCTACTTGTAGAATCCCAAA GCCAGCTAGATCCAAGCATTGCAGTATATGTAACCGATGTGTAGCTCGGTTTGACCATCACTGTGGCTGGATG AATAACTGTATTGGAGAAAGGAATACTAGATATTTCATGGCTTTCCTCTTTTG GCATTTTCTTCTTTGCTTGTACGGTGCAATAGCTATTGGGTTTGTTCTTGCTGGACGAGTTAAAGAACTCCGTGTTGTGCATATCTTAACAG TCTATTACGGTGTAGATAGTTCTTTCCGCAACTTAGCTCCTCGAGTTTTACAG TGGCTGGCTGGTACATACAACACCCAAATACTTGTGATGGTGTTTCTAGCCATTGTTTCTCTCCTCCTCGCTGGCTTCTTTGCTTACCACTTAAAACTCTGCTTAACCAACACAACTACTAACGAG ACATTTAAATGGAGAGAGTACATAAGCTTGAGGAAGAAGCTCAGTGATGCAAAGGCAACCTCTGCGGCTCTCAAGGCCGGAACGCCGTACTGTCAAGTGAAGAAACGCAAATGCTTTGGGCTTTGTGGAAGATCCTCTGCCCATCATGATGATGAAGCAGAGGCCAAAGCTCAAGCTATAGTGAAACGGAATATGTATGATAGAGGAAGTTTCCAGAACCTTTCTGAGATTGTTTTCCCTTTATCATCAAGACCACATACTTCTTACAAACCAAACCCCAAGTCTGAATAG
- the LOC106453074 gene encoding flagellar attachment zone protein 1-like: MEPESSLPELDPEYQWDEELVERCLSRAAETATGMLDLSGQVREYKEMMVESVRKQSLEMEEKEKESDLRRCLEAELLILVLEMQMVEEVDREFRVREERLEEREEVVRVLGENVQERCDEMEKREEDFELKAKDVEVKRKELEKERRLLDETFKERSNEMEKREEEFQLKAKDVEVKRKELELKEKSVEEIMSEVEAREKVQRLLDETIKEKSNEMEKREEKFQLRQDSEAKEIEAKMRSLELKEKELERKEKELDELSKQTESRKRSREEPETSLFAENDPLTHSVKRLKSIREHNHEDREKETDLDCVILDSTDDDEADDDEDPEPYNCLDADFNNFNNTMSSFSVGQVWALYDPLDHMPRLYAKIKKVLELEMRVEVTWLESKQKSHIPISCGEFKYGERTVKSHLTFSHLMDHIGGTGKKKKSIITVNPRKGETWALFRDWKKQQKRSYSYDFVQVVSELDSGGIGVAYLGRVEGFTSVYELAEQNGVLQMMVRCDEMLRFSHRVPSFVLTGDERKGVPAGSFELDPAAIPRDYLEASEVKQEE, translated from the exons ATGGAACCAGAGTCATCACTGCCGGAGCTGGATCCTGAGTATCA GTGGGATGAGGAGTTAGTGGAACGGTGCTTGAGTCGTGCTGCTGAGACAGCTACTGGGATGCTAGATCTCTCGGGTCAGGTGAGAGAGTACAAGGAGATGATGGTGGAGTCTGTGAGGAAACAGTCTCTGGAGATGGAGGAGAAAGAAAAGGAATCTGATTTGAGACGGTGTTTGGAGGCGGAGTTGCTGATACTTGTTCTCGAGATGCAGATGGTTGAAGAGGTAGACAGAGAGTTTCGAGTTAGGGAAGAGAGGCTTGAAGAGAGGGAGGAGGTGGTTAGAGTGCTTGGTGAGAATGTTCAAGAGAGATGTGATGAGATGGAGAAGAGGGAAGAGGATTTTGAACTCAAAGCCAAAGATGTTGAAGTGAAGAGGAAGGAGcttgagaaagagagaaggTTGCTTGATGAAACCTTCAAGGAGAGGTCTAATGAGATGGAGAAGAGGGAAGAGGAGTTTCAGCTCAAAGCTAAAGATGTTGAGGTGAAGAGGAAGGAGCTTGAGCTAAAGGAGAAGAGTGTTGAAGAGATAATGAGTGAGGTTGAAGCAAGGGAGAAGGTTCAAAGGTTGCTTGATGAAACCATCAAGGAGAAGTCTAATGAGATGGAGAAGAGGGAAGAGAAGTTTCAGCTGAGACAAGACTCAGAGGCCAAAGAGATTGAAGCCAAGATGAGGTCTCTTGAGCTCAAGGAGAAGGAGCTTGAACGTAAGGAGAAAGAGTTGGATGAGCTATCAAAACAAACTGAGAGTAGAAAGAGATCAAGAGAGGAACCTGAGACATCACTCTTTGCTGAGAATGATCCTCTCACTCACAGTGTAAAAAGACTCAAATCCATTAGAGAACACAACCATGAAGATAGAGAGAAGGAAACAGATTTGGACTGTGTGATTCTTGACTCCACAGACGACGATGaagctgatgatgatgaggatccGGAGCCATACAACTGCCTCGACGCAGACTTCAACAACTTCAACAACACGATGAGCTCTTTCTCCGTGGGCCAAGTATGGGCTCTCTACGATCCCTTAGACCACATGCCTCGGCTATACGCTAAGATCAAGAAAGTCCTGGAGCTTGAGATGAGAGTGGAAGTCACATGGCTCGAGTCAAAACAAAAGAGTCACATCCCCATCTCTTGTGGAGAGTTCAAGTACGGCGAAAGAACCGTAAAGAGCCACTTGACGTTCTCTCATTTGATGGATCACATAGGAGGAActggcaagaagaagaagagcatcaTCACCGTAAACCCGAGGAAAGGCGAGACATGGGCTCTCTTCAGAGATTGGAAGAAGCAGCAAAAGCGCTCTTATAGCTACGACTTCGTCCAAGTCGTGTCTGAGTTGGACAGTGGAGGCATTGGAGTGGCGTACCTAGGGAGAGTGGAAGGGTTCACGTCGGTGTACGAGCTCGCTGAGCAGAATGGAGTCTTGCAAATGATGGTGAGATGTGATGAGATGCTTAGGTTTTCGCATAGAGTCCCATCTTTTGTATTGACTGGAGATGAAAGAAAAGGTGTCCCAGCTGGCTCTTTTGAGCTAGACCCTGCTGCTATTCCGAGGGATTATCTTGAAGCTTCTGAGGTTAAACAAGAGGAGTAG
- the LOC106453072 gene encoding uncharacterized protein LOC106453072 yields the protein MDCNKEEATRAMNVAEEKMRCGDFVGAQKLVMKAQRLFPELENVQKLLAVCDVHSSADKKIKGLDDWYGILQVQPSADSDTIKKQYRKLCLLLHPDKNKFPGAEAAFKFVGEANRWLSDQIKRSQYDVRYRSHSLFASRESNANSLRSASSSVNTAAVNIASGLTFWTCCRNCGHRYKYLKVYVNQVMRCSSCQKSYTACNIGSDEVPFGSSTADANQEMNNTSRQHPCTGAESGSSSAAKAKNETVGKKINKRSQKKQKREAGDKKPKKDEGCTESEAEGGRPGKGERVSNNSVEVPKPDVLKPQPEVKEPETSAAAEMNKNGTVGKKLNKRSQKKQKREAGDKKPKKNEGCTESEAEGGRPHKGETVTNNSVEVPKPDVLKPQPEVKEPETSAAAEMNKNGTVRGKLNKRNQKRVAGDKKPEKDEGCIENDAEAGRPQIGAEIPKPDILKPQPEEKEPQNSAGKSMPDLSAPKTKQTARKKRKSVEESSMSFEVDGSDAAVDKTDTDESNKRKPQVSYAEKRRNSDSVIPPTKKTKSGCEVDESDVNTKQTDEDNTSLEPAEKGKAKESENSGNNNIFSGKNKESEGCDRNGEDAALSSKMSEVENGHNKADENRNTLEIPDPEFNVFEDERRPENFAVNQVWSTCDSRDGMPRRYARVRKVLSSDFKLRVTYLKPVQENNDESIPVTWGKFNNGETKDVENRSIFSGQMLHSVCNRVVSIYPRKGEIWAMFSDWDEESSTLENHELPYKYDVVEIVNDFKEEAGIGAAYLGKVKGFVSLFQREAKNTVCQVQLAPERMLRFSHKVPAVKMTGTEKEGVPAGSYELDPTALPKDIFQVEEVNVEMDSETMKGKADSPYPEAPEIGMKTKPVPEIFPSPPRKRQKSDDDGGCSNRDKICSTSVSIGEAEGEASRTNDSSSCQANKKSVPNWSRKNGEASDAFKLRKSPRLQTTPSQQVEETKSAKQGDKMKTPKTTDKGLVTDSLGINESSKGIQQRVESQVGEGSKKRGRDGELPSSSKQNDLPAQLDGSTNKLLETTPASSSCKTPQRNAFDFNNERSVDKFRRDQTWAIYSDDKGMPTEYVKIKKVETKPELVLHVAHMELCPPSTEPVTRSVSCGEFKMETGKPKTLPLTRFSHRVKPFDSKQKIVKVYPRKGDIWALRKSCDSTEEEHDIVEVVEGYCEGKSIKAMALTAKGFSSIYTRKHGSHVSSLVIPKAEMSRFSHQVPAVKQEKRATRLAEGGYWELDPAAIPPPTTIVID from the coding sequence ATGGATTGCAACAAAGAAGAGGCTACAAGGGCGATGAATGTAGCAGAGGAAAAGATGAGGTGTGGTGATTTCGTTGGAGCTCAGAAACTGGTAATGAAGGCTCAGAGACTCTTCCCCGAACTGGAAAACGTACAGAAGCTGTTAGCCGTGTGTGATGTGCATTCCTCTGCTGATAAGAAAATTAAAGGGCTTGACGATTGGTATGGTATCCTTCAGGTTCAGCCTTCTGCTGATTCCGACACTATCAAGAAGCAGTATAGGAAGCTTTGTTTGCTTCTGCATCCGGATAAGAACAAGTTTCCTGGTGCGGAAGCTGCTTTCAAGTTTGTTGGGGAGGCAAACAGGTGGCTCTCTGATCAGATCAAACGGTCTCAGTATGATGTTAGATACAGATCACATTCGCTGTTTGCTAGCAGGGAGTCGAATGCAAACTCTCTTCGCAGCGCCTCCTCATCTGTAAATACTGCGGCAGTGAATATTGCGAGTGGGTTAACGTTTTGGACGTGTTGCAGAAACTGTGGCCACAGGTATAAATACTTGAAGGTTTATGTGAACCAAGTTATGCGCTGTTCCTCTTGCCAGAAATCTTACACTGCCTGCAACATCGGGTCTGATGAGGTGCCATTTGGTAGTTCAACCGCTGATGCAAATCAAGAGATGAATAACACATCTCGGCAGCATCCTTGTACAGGAGCAGAATCAGGAAGTTCATCAGCTGCGAAGGCTAAGAATGAGACAGTCGGAAAGAAAATCAACAAGAGGAGTCAGAAAAAACAGAAAAGAGAGGCTGGTGACAAGAAACCCAAGAAAGATGAGGGTTGCACAGAGAGTGAAGCTGAAGGAGGAAGACCCGGGAAAGGTGAGAGAGTTTCCAATAATTCTGTGGAAGTACCTAAACCTGATGTATTGAAGCCGCAGCCTGAAGTAAAAGAACCCGAGACTAGTGCAGCAGCTGAGATGAATAAGAATGGGACAGTCGGAAAGAAACTCAACAAGAGGAGTCAGAAAAAACAGAAAAGAGAGGCTGGTGACAAGAAACCCAAGAAAAATGAGGGTTGTACAGAGAGTGAAGCTGAAGGAGGAAGACCCCATAAAGGTGAGACAGTTACCAATAATTCTGTGGAAGTACCTAAACCTGATGTATTGAAGCCGCAGCCTGAAGTAAAAGAACCTGAGACTAGTGCAGCAGCTGAGATGAATAAGAATGGGACAGTCAGAGGGAAACTCAACAAGAGGAATCAGAAACGAGTTGCTGGTGACAAGAAACCCGAGAAAGATGAGGGTTGTATAGAGAATGACGCTGAAGCAGGAAGACCCCAGATAGGTGCTGAAATACCTAAACCTGATATTCTGAAGCCCCAGCCTGAAGAAAAAGAACCGCAGAATAGTGCTGGAAAGTCAATGCCTGATTTATCAGCTCCAAAGACGAAACAGACAgccagaaagaagagaaaatctGTTGAGGAATCCTCTATGAGTTTTGAAGTTGATGGCTCTGATGCTGCTGTGGATAAAACAGACACGGATGAATCTAATAAGAGGAAGCCGCAGGTTTCTTATGCAGAGAAGAGACGCAATAGTGATTCTGTAATCCCTCCGACAAAAAAGACAAAATCAGGCTGTGAAGTTGATGAGTCTGATGTTAATACAAAGCAGACGGATGAGGATAATACGTCACTGGAACCTGCTGAAAAAGGAAAAGCCAAAGAAAGTGAAAATTCTGGAAATAACAATATCTTCTCAGgtaaaaacaaagagagtgaAGGCTGTGATCGTAATGGAGAAGACGCAGCTTTGTCGAGCAAGATGAGTGAAGTTGAAAATGGACACAACAAAGCTGATGAAAACCGTAATACGCTGGAAATACCTGATCCAGAATTTAATGTGTTTGAAGATGAACGGAGACCAGAAAATTTTGCTGTCAATCAAGTCTGGTCTACCTGTGATTCAAGAGATGGTATGCCACGGAGATATGCTCGGGTAAGGAAAGTGCTGTCTTCCGATTTCAAGCTGCGAGTTACCTACCTAAAGCCTGTTCAGGAAAATAATGATGAAAGCATTCCAGTTACATGGGGAAAGTTCAATAATGGAGAAACAAAGGATGTCGAGAACCGCTCAATTTTTTCAGGTCAGATGCTTCACTCGGTCTGCAACAGGGTTGTTTCTATATATCCAAGGAAAGGAGAAATTTGGGCTATGTTCAGTGACTGGGATGAGGAATCGAGCACTCTAGAGAACCACGAATTGCCGTATAAGTATGACGTCGTGGAAATTGTGAACGATTTTAAGGAAGAGGCTGGTATTGGAGCGGCTTATTTGGGAAAAGTTAAAGGGTTTGTTTCCCTTTTTCAGCGGGAGGCTAAGAATACAGTGTGTCAGGTTCAGTTAGCTCCAGAACGGATGCTTAGATTTTCTCACAAAGTTCCAGCCGTCAAAATGACTGGAACGGAGAAAGAAGGTGTTCCAGCTGGCTCATATGAACTGGACCCGACTGCACTGCCAAAAGATATATTTCAGGTTGAAGAGGTTAATGTGGAGATGGACAGTGAGACAATGAAAGGAAAAGCTGATAGCCCTTATCCTGAAGCTCCAGAGATTGGAATGAAGACCAAGCCTGTTCCAGAGATCTTTCCATCTCCTCCAAGGAAACGTCAAAAATCTGACGATGATGGCGGATGCAGTAACCGTGATAAGATTTGTTCAACATCTGTGTCAATTGGGGAAGCTGAAGGCGAAGCCAGCAGAACCAATGATTCTTCTTCTTGCCAAGCTAATAAAAAGAGCGTGCCGAACTGGTCTAGAAAGAATGGGGAGGCGTCTGATGCCTTCAAGCTGCGCAAATCTCCTCGTCTTCAAACAACTCCAAGCCAACAAGTAGAGGAGACGAAGAGTGCTAAACAAGGCGATAAGATGAAAACCCCAAAGACAACTGATAAGGGTCTTGTGACAGATTCTTTGGGAATAAACGAATCGTCCAAAGGCATACAGCAACGGGTAGAAAGTCAGGTAGGAGAAGGCTCGAAGAAAAGAGGACGCGATGGTGAATTACCGTCTAGCTCTAAGCAGAATGATTTGCCAGCTCAGTTGGATGGTTCTACTAACAAGCTCCTTGAGACAACTCCTGCGTCATCAAGTTGCAAAACGCCGCAAAGAAATGCCTTCGACTTCAATAACGAGAGATCTGTGGACAAATTCCGACGTGATCAGACATGGGCTATTTATAGCGATGACAAAGGAATGCCCACAGAGTACGTGAAGATCAAGAAAGTGGAAACCAAGCCTGAACTCGTGTTACACGTAGCCCATATGGAGCTGTGTCCGCCATCGACCGAACCTGTAACCCGCTCTGTGTCATGTGGGGAGTTCAAAATGGAAACCGGGAAACCCAAAACCCTTCCACTAACGAGGTTCTCACATCGGGTCAAACCTTTTGACAGTAAGCAGAAGATAGTCAAAGTATACCCAAGGAAAGGTGACATCTGGGCTCTCCGTAAGAGCTGTGATAGCACCGAAGAAGAGCATGATATTGTAGAAGTGGTGGAAGGTTACTGTGAAGGGAAGAGCATAAAGGCGATGGCTTTGACTGCTAAAGGCTTCAGCTCTATATACACAAGGAAGCATGGGTCACATGTGAGTTCGTTAGTGATTCCAAAGGCGGAAATGAGTAGGTTTTCTCATCAGGTTCCGGCTGTCAAACAGGAGAAGAGAGCAACAAGGCTAGCTGAAGGAGGATACTGGGAGCTTGACCCTGCAGCCATTCCACCTCCCACCACCATAGTCATAGACTGA
- the LOC125609150 gene encoding putative defensin-like protein 184, with amino-acid sequence MKISFSSVLFVLMVVFIISSSGNKKMVGEANDCFQTWTCEGGSKCREKCTAEYKGIGRCDEITAPIVPPQCNCYYPC; translated from the exons atgaagatctctttctcttctgttCTCTTTGTACTCATGGTTGTTTTCATCATTTCTTCTTCag GAAACAAGAAAATGGTAGGAGAAGCAAACGACTGTTTCCAAACGTGGACGTGTGAAGGAGGAAGTAAATGCAGAGAAAAGTGCACGGCTGAATACAAAGGGATTGGAAGGTGTGATGAGATCACTGCTCCTATAGTTCCTCCCCAATGTAATTGCTATTATCCTTGCTAG